The Intrasporangium calvum DSM 43043 sequence AGGAGCATGGCGCCCTCGTCGAAGGTTGGGGTGAGCCCACCGTCGATGAGCAGTCTCATACCTCCGTAGCCGGGAATCCAGAGCGCCCAGTCGGCTGGGTCGCCACCGAGCATGGGGCTCTGGCCGAGACCGAGGTCGATCAAGGGCAGCAAGAATGCCAGGAACACTCCGGAGACACGCCCGAAGAGCGGGCCGAGGAGCATGCCCATGAGGCCGTAGGTGAGGGCGAGGATGAGGCTGCCGAGCGCGTAGACGGTCCACCGCTCCGCGGTGAACACGGTGGCCGTGAGGGCCAGCGAGACCCCACTGACGAGGACCGAGGCCATCATCACCATGGCGATCCGGGTGGCAACGGCGGCGGCCGGGCGTTGGCCTGCCAGCACGAGCCGTCGGTCGGCCGCCCGCGCGTCGAGCACCACGAACACTCCGACCAGTGCGGCGAGCGAGGCGATCGCCTCGGGGGCCATGGTCCCCGGATGGATCACCGCAGGGTCGACGATGGCCGTCACCTGAACACCAGCCTCGCGGACGACCACACGCGACCTGCCGTGCGGGGTGATGGCGGCCGACAGCAGGATGAACACCGCCGGCACGGCGGCGAGCAGCGCCCAGAGCAATGGTGTGCGTTGCCAGTCCTTCACGGCCATGGCGAACTCGGTACGGAACTGGCTCGGTGACCGTGGCGGCTTGGGGAACCGCTGCCGCGACTCCCGCGCGGAAGCGGTTCCCGATGTCGCTACGGACCGACTCTTGGCCGGAGCGGTAGCCGCAACGACCCGGTACGCCACGGCCAACGCTCCGACGACCCACAGGCCCGACCAGACCAAGGCGGCGGGTCCGCCATGCTCGGGCGGTTGGTTGACGGTCCACAGTGAGATGAAGTGGGTCGGGAGCACTCGCAGCAGGGGGGAGGTGGAGCCGCTCAACGTAGGACCGAAGAAGACGTCGAGGATCCAGACGAACAGCAACAGCACCGTCCCGTTCACCGCCGTCGGAACCACGGCGCCAATCACTGCCCCGATGGCCAGGTACACGATCGCGAACATTGCCGTCCCTGCGATGAGCCGCGCTGGATCCGCCCAGCCTTGACGGGCCGCGAGGGCGCTCAAGGCCGCGATCGTCGCGGCCGCGGCCAGGCCGGCCCCCGTAACGAGTCGCGCCACGGCCAATCGACCGGGGGACTGGCCGGCCAGGATGAGCCGCCGATCGGACGCGCGAGAGGAGGCGACTTGGAAGTACATGGCGATGCCGGTCAGGAAGGCAGCGGCCCAGCCTGCTGTGACCGTCTCGATGCCGGGTCCCTCGTGCGCGCCGCCCAGCACCTTGGCGGCGTCTGCGAGGGTGGGGGCGGCGACGATGACGAAGGTCACCGGGATGAGCACCAGCAGAAGGATGTTGGTGCCGGTGCGCGCGTAGTCGGCGAGGAATCTGCGCTCGAGCAGTGCCGTTGTCACGACGACCAAGTCCTGCCGTCGCTGAGTTTGATGACGCGGTCGAACCGCTGCTCGTCGGCGATGAAGTGGCTGATGATGAGCACGCTGCGCCCCCGAGTGCGCCGCTCGGCGACCATGCCCCAGAACTTCTGGTAGGTGTCCCAGTCGAAGCCGGCGTAGGGCTCATCGAGGAGCAGCACGTCAGGGTCGGGCAGCAGGGCCAGCCCGAGGTTCAGCTTGGCCAGCGTGCCGCCGGAGAGCTGGTCTGCGCGGGTGGAGGAGTAGCGCTCGAAGCCGAGCTGCGCGTAGAGGTCGCCCGTAGCGTCGCGCTGCGCCGCCGGCCTCATTCCATGCGCGGCGCCGAAGAGCTCGAAGTGCTCGTCGCAGGTCAGTCTTGGGTAGACGATCGGCTGTTGCGGGCAGTAACCCATCGTGCCGGACAGCCGAACCGTGCCGGAGTCGGCGGCGAGGTCGCCGACGAGGATGCGCATCAGGGTCGTTTTACCCGACCCGTTCTCGCCGACCAGGCCGACGACCTCGCCGGCGGCGAGTGCGAGATCGGCCCCGGTCAGGACCGGAACCTTGCGGCGGCTCAGCCGGCGCCAGCGGGTGTAGGCCTTCGCCACTCCCGTGGCGTCGAGAACTGGCGGGGGGCCCTGGCCCGGCTCTAATGCTTCCGGGCCTGTGGTGAGCTGCGCGTTGCTTGACATGATGTTCACCTGGATGCCGCCACCCGTGCCGCCAAGGGCTGCAGCTGCTTAGCGGCCGCCGTTCTTGCCGAGCATTCCCATCATCATCGCCATCATCGCGACGCAGAGGATCGCCGGGATCAGGGCAGCGGCGCCGGCGGATGTCGTGGTCATCAGCACGACGGCGAAGATGACCATCGGCAGGCACATGAGCCACATCATCGCCCCGTGGCCCCGGCCTGACCCGGTGTGCGGGTCGTGCTGCGGGGCTGGGGGACTGGTGGGCTGCCCGTGGTGGTCGGTTACCGGATGAACCTCGTGTGGTGTGGACATCACGTTCTCCTGTCCCGGGTCGGGGCTAGTGGCTCTGGTTTCAGCATGCGGCGGCCGTGTGGTTTTCGGGTGTCGGCGCCGTCAAGGTTGGGTCAATCGCTGAGCGCAGGAAGTGTGATGCTTCAGAGTCGAGCCTGGACTTCCTTCAGCAGCTCGGCGGGGGCGACGAACATCGAGGGGTAGTTGCCGAACCAGCGCTTGACGCCGTCGGCGTCGATGAGGATGAACCCGTGGCCAGGTAGGCCCTCGTGCATGCCGGTGCCGAGCGTTCCGTAGGCCTTCGAAACGGTGCCGTCGTCGAGCAGGTAGGGCGTCGTCACGCCGAACTGCTGCAGATCGGGCAGGATCTGCTCGGCTGAGTTCATGACGATGGGCAGGACGGTGATGCCGGAAGCCTTGAAGGCCGCGTCTTTCTCGATCTCCGCCATCTGCGCGGTGCAGGACCCGCATCCCGCGCCTTCGTTGAAGTAGAGCACCACGGGCTTGCCGCGGTAGTCGGACAGCGACACGGTTGTGCCGGTTGTGGTCTTGAGCGTGAAGCCGGGTGCGGCTTGTGCCGTCGATGTGCTCGTGGGCGCGGCCTTTGCGAGGGCGAGGGCAACCAGGCCGACGGCGATCAGGGAAAGTGTCAGCGTGATCAGACGTCGCGTGCGCTTTCGGCGCGCCAGTCGGTCCCGCTCGGTTCGGGCGTGCGCTTGGTGTGCGTCCTGTCCGGCAGTGCGCTTGGTCGTGGTCCGGGAGGTCATCGCGGTGCCCTTTCAGGTGCGTGGTCGCGTTGGTGTGAGGCATGACATTCGCCCGGCGCAGCTGACGAGTCTTCGGTGTCGCCGGTTTCGGTGGTCTCGCGCGGCCGGTGGGCGGCGCTCCTGGTACTCGGTTCCCGCAGGGTCGCCCAGACGAAGACGCCGACCAGTGCGA is a genomic window containing:
- a CDS encoding peroxiredoxin family protein, yielding MTSRTTTKRTAGQDAHQAHARTERDRLARRKRTRRLITLTLSLIAVGLVALALAKAAPTSTSTAQAAPGFTLKTTTGTTVSLSDYRGKPVVLYFNEGAGCGSCTAQMAEIEKDAAFKASGITVLPIVMNSAEQILPDLQQFGVTTPYLLDDGTVSKAYGTLGTGMHEGLPGHGFILIDADGVKRWFGNYPSMFVAPAELLKEVQARL
- a CDS encoding ATP-binding cassette domain-containing protein gives rise to the protein MSSNAQLTTGPEALEPGQGPPPVLDATGVAKAYTRWRRLSRRKVPVLTGADLALAAGEVVGLVGENGSGKTTLMRILVGDLAADSGTVRLSGTMGYCPQQPIVYPRLTCDEHFELFGAAHGMRPAAQRDATGDLYAQLGFERYSSTRADQLSGGTLAKLNLGLALLPDPDVLLLDEPYAGFDWDTYQKFWGMVAERRTRGRSVLIISHFIADEQRFDRVIKLSDGRTWSS